The sequence CATCGCGAGGGAGCTGTATGTTAGGTGGCAATTTGGCTGAAAACTCTGGAGGTCCACATGCTGTGAAATATGGAGTTACAAAAGATTACGTGCTGAGTATAGAAGCAGTTTTGCCTACCGGCGAGATAATAAGCACCGGCTCAAGAACTCTGAAAAATGTAAGTGGCTACAATCTAACCCAACTTATTATTGGCAGCGAAGGAACTTTGGCAGTGATTACAAAAATCATAGTTCGTTTAATTCCGCTCCCAAAACTTCGAAAAGTTATGTTAGTAGCTTTCAACTCCATTGAAGATTCCGTGTCGGCAGTTGCGAGCATATTTCAGGAAGGGATAACTCCCGCTGCAATCGAGTTTATGGAGAAGTCGGCAATAAAAGCCACAGAGGAAAAAAATGATAAAAAATTTCCAAACAGCAATGCAGAAGCACATCTTCTGATTGAAGTTGATGGAAACTATGAAGAGATTTTGAATAAAGAAATAGAAACAATTGCCAGAGTAGTTGAACGACACAATTCACTCGATATTTTACTTGCGGAAGATAGACAAAAAGTTAATGATGTTTGGGATTTACGAAGAAGTATAGGTGAAGCGGTAAAATCTATTTCAGCATATAAAGAGGAAGATACGGTTGTTCCGCGTGCACACTTACCTCAGCTCGTGAAAGGTGTGAAAGATATTTGCAACAGATATGGAATTACATCCATTTGTTACGGACACGCAGGTGATGGTAATGTTCACGTGAATATTTTAAAGGATAAACTGGATGATAAAACGTGGGATGCTAATATAGATAAAGCCATACGAGAAATTTTTCAACTGACAGTTTCATTAGGAGGAACAATCTCAGGCGAACATGGTATTGGTTACTCACAAAAATCGTATTTACCGATTGCTCTTTCTGAAATCGAAATAGAATTAATGAAAAAGATAAAACACTTATTTGACCCGAAAAATATTTTGAACCCGGGGAAAATATTCGCATGAAACTCTTTTGATGTCTATTATTGGTGAAATATCTGCATTAATTACAGCATTTTGCTGGTCGGGTTCGTCAATTTCGTTCGCCGAAGCAACAAAAAGAGCCGGGTCGGTATTAGTCAATGTTGCACGTTTGATCGTTGCGGCATTTTTTCTACTAATCACAATTCTAATTGCTCAAATCAGTTTACAACTTTCATCAACACAATATACTTGTTTAGTAGTTAGCGGAATTATTGGTTTAACTTTCGGCGATACATTTCTCTTCAAAGCATATCAACAACTCGGTGCACGAGTAACTTCGTTGATAATGTCGTTTGCTCCGGCAGTGAGTGCTTTGTTGGCATTTATATTTTTAGGCGAGGTTCTGTCAATTCAGGATATCATAGGAATACTTATAACAATCGCAGGTATCGCAATTGTGGTTCTCGAAAAAAATGAAAACGTTTCGCTCAGGCGGACATTTTTTAACATCGGTTTATTGATGGCATTTTTAGGTGCAGTCGGTCAAGGGAGTGGATTAGTCTTCGCAAAAATGGCTTTTAACGAAGGTGATATTAACGGTTTTGCTGCAACTTTTATACGAATAGCTGCCGGTTTAATTACTTTATTTCCGATAGCTTTAATTTCGGGACGATTAAAAAATCCTTTCAAAACATTCTTAGCCGACAAACAAGCTTTTAAATATACAGTGTTAGGTGCGCTGATGGGTCCTTACTTCGGTATAACATTTAGCTTAATCGCAATTTCGCATACGAAAGTCGGTATTGCGGCGACGATTATGGCGATCGTTCCGATATTAATGCTGCCGTTAGTAAAATATTTTTATAAAGAAACAATAACTAAGCGGGCAGTTGTGGGAGCTTTTGTGGCAGTAGCTGGTGTTGCTTTATTATTCTTGTTTTGATTAGTGATTTTCAATTTGAGATTTTTTTGTGGCTCACACTATGAGTAATATTTTTTCTTCTCACACTCACCATTTCGGCAACAATACTCACCGCAATCTCCTCCACCGAAATTGCACCGATGTCTAATCCGACAGGTGCAAATATATTTTTCAGTCTCGATTCGTCTAATCCCTTCGCTATTAGATTTTTGTAAGAAACTAATACTTTCCGTTTACTTCCAATCATCCCGATATATTTTGGTTTGAATTTTAGAATCTGCTCAAGCACTAACTCATCGTAGCTGTGCCCGCGAGTTACGATTATCACAAAAGCTGTTTCTTCGATTTTAAGATGTTCAGAAATATTTCTGAAAGGTAAGCATATCGTTTTGTCAGCCTCCAGAAATTTATCACGGTTGGTGTATTCAATTCTATCATCAACTATAGTAACGCTGAAACCGCACGGGGCAGCAAATTTAGAAACAGCTTTGCCGACATGCCCGCCTCCGAAGATATAAAGCGGTGCCTTTCCCTCGATTGGCTCATAGATGTATAAATCATCTTCAATATTTTGCATCACCGGAATAAATTTTTCTAATACATTTTTAGGGAACGATTTAATTTCACTTAAATTGCCTAACAGCAATCGGTTAGCTTTATCGTATATCGATTTTTCAGAATTATTATCTTTACCAATTTTGGATACGAGTATGGTTTCTAGTCCGGCATCGCATCTCTCAGAAAGTTTTTTGAACAACTGTTGATGCGAAATGTTTATTGGTTCGATTAATACTTTCAGAGTACCGCCGCATATTAACCCGGTTTCTGCGTCGTCGTCATTCAATTCGAAATCCAAAATTACAGCTATATTTTTATCTTGAATTGCAGCCGCTCTTCGCATAACTGCATCCTCGACACATCCTCCGCCGATTGTTCCGGCAATCCGGTTTCCGTCTATGCCGAGCAGCATTTTCGATTGTGCGGGGGCGGGAGTTGAGCCAGACGTCCACACAATTGTCGCAAGCATGCCATGCTGGTTTAACTCAAGGAAATTACATATTTTTTCGAATATACTTTTCATTCAATATTCATTTGGTTAATATATTTTTCAAAAATCTCTGGTGTATCAACATTAATAAGAATCCCTTCTTCCCCGGTAGGAACTTCGATAACTTCATTATGATGTGCCCAGACTACTGCGCGGGCACCAATATCGTGAGGCGCTCGCATTAATTCAGAGAATAAAGAAGATGAAAATATTATAGGGTGGCCTCTCTTTGCATCGAATATCGGTACAACGATCGGTGGTTTTGTTTTCGAGTATGCCTCAATCAGTTTTTTAATCAATTCGGATGAGATTAAAGGTCTATCAATCGGACAAATCATAATCGCATCGCAATCATTGGGTGCACTTTTTATAGCCACTTGTATCGAAGAGAGTTGTCCTTTTTGATAATTCTCATTTATAACGAAATCAATTTTCAAGTCTGGAAGTTGAGCTATGATTTTATCAGAATCATGTCCTAATACGACACTAATTTCATGTAACCCTGCATTTCGCAATGTTGCTACGAGATGTTGAAGAAAAGTCTTCCCTTTAATTTGTAGAAGCGCCTTCGGTGAACCCATCCTTATGGATTCTCCAGCGGCGAGTATAACTCCGTAAATTGATGTATTCATTTGTTATTCTAATAATTTTCTGAAATGGCTAAGTTATGTACAAATATAAAAATTAAAACACATATTAAAAAAAATCAGATAGCAGAAGATAGTTTCTACTATCTGATTACGTTCACTATTAAAATTTAAATTGTTAATTACTAATTGTTAATTTTCAATTGACAATCGACTATTAACTATTGACCATTATTTACATCGTTAAAGCCATAACCGCTTTACAAGTGTGCAAACGATTTTCTGCTTCGGGGAATACACGTGAGTGTGAACCATCAATAACAGCATCGGTTACTTCGTAACCGCGGTCTGCTGGTAAGCAGTGCATGTAGATTGATTTTTTTGCAGTGAGTTTCATTTTTTCTTCGTCGCAAATCCAATTTTTGTATTTCTTCGAAATCTCTAAAGCTTTTTCGGGTGTATGGAAAAGAGATTCAATTCCCCACGATTTTGGATAAACTATATGAGCGCTTTCGAAAGCTTCATCCATATTATCTACTATTTCGAATTTCGTTCCGTTTTCTTTTGCAGCTTTCTTCGCGTATTCAACTTCGCTATCCATCAGTTTGTATTCCGGCGGATGTGCAAGTACTACATCAAGTCCGAAGCGCGGCATCAAAGTTATCAAACCTTGCGGGACGGACATCGGCTTTGCGTAACTCGGTGCATAAGCCCACGACACGGCAATTTTTTTACCGCGTAAATTCTTTCCGAACTCTTCCCGGATTGTCATCAAGTCGGCAAGCGCCTGGAAAGGATGGTCGATATCGCATTGCAAATTCATAACCGGCACATCGGCATGTTCAGCAACTTCCCGCATATACTTGTTGCCTTCGCCCGGAACCAAGTCGTGGCGGATGGCGATTGCATGTCCGTAGCTCGAAAGTATTATTCCCATATCTTTCGGCGATTCACCGTGCGCAACTTGTGAGGTTTCGGCAGAGATAAAGTGAGCGTGACCTCCGAGCTGTGTTAAACCAGCTTCAAACGAGTTTCTTGTTCTTGTCGATTTGTCGAAGAAAAACAAGAAGTTTGTCTTGTCCGGCAGGTAGCGATGTGGCTGACCTTTTCTGAAACGTATTTTTAAATCGGCTGCAACTTTCAGTGCAAGCTCGATTTCTTTTACTGACCAGTCCTTTGTTTCGATGTAATCTTTCCCCCGGACTGTGTTCGGGAGTTTTGGTAGTTTTGTTGGCATTGTGTTTCCTTTAATTTTAGATGATTATTTATTTCAAGAATTCTAATCGTTAATTGTTAATCGCTAATTGGCAATTGAAAATTGACTATTAGCCATTGACCATTAAATATTTTTTTTACCTTTTGCAGTTGTAATACTCGAATTAATTATTTTTGAAAGCTGAATACATTCTTCCGCGATTGGACCAATAATCTCGTTTGAGATTATTTTGCTTCTTTTTATTATCTCAAGCGAAATTTGAGTTTCATTCAGCTCTATCAAAACAATTCCCAACTTATGTAAAAAATCTCTTTTGCTCTCAGCACCTCTAGCCTCACCATAATTGTGAGCAGGTGAGGTTCCACATCGTAGAAGTTGATTTGAAAGATGCCTACCCGTATAGTTGTCAGGCAATTTTTCACAGAGCTTTATAATACTAACAGAAAAGTTGATGAATCTCTCTTGTATATCGTCTCCTTTTGCCATATTATCGCTAATTTTTTTCGAAATTGTTGATTGTTGATATCCAATTGTCAATTGATAATTGACTATTAACCATTGACCGTTATTTTTTGAACATATTCTAATTGTTAATAGCTAATGGCTAATTGTCAATTTGAAGATACTCAAATGGAAAAGCCGCATACCATGCCGCTGCTTTTACTAAATGTTCTACGGGAATTTGTTCGGTTGCCATGTGTGCATGGATTTCATTTCCGGGTCCGAAGCCGACACATGGAATGGCGTGCATTCCCATAATTGCAACACCGTTCGTGCTGAACACCCATCTGTTCACAACCGGTTGTTCGTTAAATAATTTTTCATACGTACTAACTCCCGCCTTTAACACTTGATGGTCTTCAGGCAAAAGCCACGTTGGATAATATTTTTTTGTCGGATATGTTAAGCCCTTCCAACTTGGAACGGCATAATCGAGCACAACAACTTCGGCATTTACTTTTTTAACACTTTCTAAATCTTGAATTTCTTTTACTGCAGATTCCCATGT is a genomic window of Bacteroidota bacterium containing:
- a CDS encoding FAD-linked oxidase C-terminal domain-containing protein produces the protein MMEFNYNKIKHSDIEKIKEIVGSENIFTEEETRNIYGSDETEDFKFPPEVVVKPIDTQQVSKILKLANEINIPVTPRGGGTGLSGGALPIYGGICLSMEKFNRIIEIDEKNFQAVVEPGVITQKFQEELESRGLFYPPDPASRGSCMLGGNLAENSGGPHAVKYGVTKDYVLSIEAVLPTGEIISTGSRTLKNVSGYNLTQLIIGSEGTLAVITKIIVRLIPLPKLRKVMLVAFNSIEDSVSAVASIFQEGITPAAIEFMEKSAIKATEEKNDKKFPNSNAEAHLLIEVDGNYEEILNKEIETIARVVERHNSLDILLAEDRQKVNDVWDLRRSIGEAVKSISAYKEEDTVVPRAHLPQLVKGVKDICNRYGITSICYGHAGDGNVHVNILKDKLDDKTWDANIDKAIREIFQLTVSLGGTISGEHGIGYSQKSYLPIALSEIEIELMKKIKHLFDPKNILNPGKIFA
- a CDS encoding DMT family transporter — protein: MSIIGEISALITAFCWSGSSISFAEATKRAGSVLVNVARLIVAAFFLLITILIAQISLQLSSTQYTCLVVSGIIGLTFGDTFLFKAYQQLGARVTSLIMSFAPAVSALLAFIFLGEVLSIQDIIGILITIAGIAIVVLEKNENVSLRRTFFNIGLLMAFLGAVGQGSGLVFAKMAFNEGDINGFAATFIRIAAGLITLFPIALISGRLKNPFKTFLADKQAFKYTVLGALMGPYFGITFSLIAISHTKVGIAATIMAIVPILMLPLVKYFYKETITKRAVVGAFVAVAGVALLFLF
- a CDS encoding XdhC family protein, with product MKSIFEKICNFLELNQHGMLATIVWTSGSTPAPAQSKMLLGIDGNRIAGTIGGGCVEDAVMRRAAAIQDKNIAVILDFELNDDDAETGLICGGTLKVLIEPINISHQQLFKKLSERCDAGLETILVSKIGKDNNSEKSIYDKANRLLLGNLSEIKSFPKNVLEKFIPVMQNIEDDLYIYEPIEGKAPLYIFGGGHVGKAVSKFAAPCGFSVTIVDDRIEYTNRDKFLEADKTICLPFRNISEHLKIEETAFVIIVTRGHSYDELVLEQILKFKPKYIGMIGSKRKVLVSYKNLIAKGLDESRLKNIFAPVGLDIGAISVEEIAVSIVAEMVSVRRKNITHSVSHKKISN
- a CDS encoding nucleotidyltransferase family protein, which encodes MNTSIYGVILAAGESIRMGSPKALLQIKGKTFLQHLVATLRNAGLHEISVVLGHDSDKIIAQLPDLKIDFVINENYQKGQLSSIQVAIKSAPNDCDAIMICPIDRPLISSELIKKLIEAYSKTKPPIVVPIFDAKRGHPIIFSSSLFSELMRAPHDIGARAVVWAHHNEVIEVPTGEEGILINVDTPEIFEKYINQMNIE
- a CDS encoding ornithine carbamoyltransferase: MPTKLPKLPNTVRGKDYIETKDWSVKEIELALKVAADLKIRFRKGQPHRYLPDKTNFLFFFDKSTRTRNSFEAGLTQLGGHAHFISAETSQVAHGESPKDMGIILSSYGHAIAIRHDLVPGEGNKYMREVAEHADVPVMNLQCDIDHPFQALADLMTIREEFGKNLRGKKIAVSWAYAPSYAKPMSVPQGLITLMPRFGLDVVLAHPPEYKLMDSEVEYAKKAAKENGTKFEIVDNMDEAFESAHIVYPKSWGIESLFHTPEKALEISKKYKNWICDEEKMKLTAKKSIYMHCLPADRGYEVTDAVIDGSHSRVFPEAENRLHTCKAVMALTM
- a CDS encoding four helix bundle protein, with the translated sequence MAKGDDIQERFINFSVSIIKLCEKLPDNYTGRHLSNQLLRCGTSPAHNYGEARGAESKRDFLHKLGIVLIELNETQISLEIIKRSKIISNEIIGPIAEECIQLSKIINSSITTAKGKKNI